The proteins below come from a single Microbacterium sp. SLBN-154 genomic window:
- a CDS encoding GAF and ANTAR domain-containing protein, with protein MLETFATLADTLVDDYDVVDLLQTLVDSCRDVLHVTAAGILLANEGGDLELVASTSEASKLVEAIQLAAQAGPCIECFRAGTAISVPDIHDVPSAWRAFQKSALDQGFVAIESVPMRLRETTIGTLNLLSAVPGPPSAYDMTAAQAFADVATIGILHERTARRSEVLSQQLQTALSSRVIIEQAKGVVSFTSGVPIDDAFHLIRTYARNHGLPLSDVAARLVRRELRIDSPSR; from the coding sequence ATGCTGGAGACTTTCGCGACACTGGCCGACACGCTCGTCGACGACTACGACGTCGTCGACCTGCTGCAGACGCTCGTGGATTCCTGCCGGGATGTTCTGCACGTCACCGCCGCCGGCATCCTTCTCGCGAACGAAGGCGGCGACCTCGAGCTCGTGGCCTCGACGAGCGAGGCGAGCAAGCTGGTCGAAGCCATCCAGCTCGCGGCCCAGGCAGGCCCCTGCATCGAGTGCTTCCGCGCCGGAACGGCGATTTCGGTTCCCGACATCCACGACGTCCCCTCCGCGTGGCGTGCATTTCAGAAGAGCGCCCTCGACCAGGGTTTCGTCGCCATCGAATCGGTGCCCATGCGTCTGCGCGAAACGACGATCGGCACGCTGAACCTCCTGAGCGCAGTTCCCGGTCCGCCGTCGGCGTACGACATGACAGCGGCGCAGGCCTTCGCCGACGTGGCCACCATCGGCATCCTCCACGAACGCACCGCGCGACGCAGTGAAGTCCTCAGTCAGCAGTTGCAGACCGCGCTGAGCAGTCGCGTGATCATCGAGCAGGCCAAAGGGGTCGTGTCCTTCACCAGCGGAGTGCCGATCGACGACGCCTTCCACCTCATCCGGACGTACGCCCGCAACCACGGCCTCCCGCTGAGCGACGTCGCAGCTCGGCTTGTGCGCCGCGAGCTTCGGATCGACAGCCCGTCGCGGTGA
- a CDS encoding GAF and ANTAR domain-containing protein, translated as MDSAFAGTLGELKRSRGVTERYSSCFLEVLPVSGAAVSTLGEVLGTETVSATDTMAARLDEIQFDVGEGPCWDAARTAAPVAEVDLQGRGALRWPAFGAAVHGQEVASIFAFPLHVGGMRLGAVDLYSRDPMRLDDRQYEQASAMAGVIGRHVLSQAISSLDADADVDSPYSRRVVHQATGVVLAQLDIDAEDAALIIGGHAFAAGATTMEVSRDIIQGRLRFVREGGRIEARR; from the coding sequence ATGGACAGCGCATTCGCGGGCACGCTGGGAGAGCTGAAACGCTCCCGGGGTGTCACCGAGCGCTACAGCAGCTGCTTCCTCGAGGTACTGCCGGTCTCGGGAGCCGCCGTGTCGACCCTCGGCGAGGTGCTCGGCACCGAGACGGTGTCGGCCACGGACACCATGGCGGCGCGACTCGACGAGATCCAGTTCGATGTCGGCGAGGGACCCTGCTGGGACGCGGCGCGCACCGCTGCGCCGGTCGCCGAAGTCGACCTCCAGGGCCGAGGCGCTCTTCGGTGGCCGGCCTTCGGCGCGGCCGTCCACGGTCAGGAGGTGGCGTCGATCTTCGCATTCCCGTTGCACGTCGGTGGGATGCGACTGGGCGCGGTCGACCTCTACTCCCGAGATCCGATGCGGCTCGATGATCGTCAGTACGAACAGGCGTCGGCGATGGCGGGGGTCATCGGACGCCACGTGCTCAGCCAGGCCATTTCGTCGCTCGATGCCGACGCTGATGTCGACAGCCCCTATTCCCGTCGCGTCGTTCATCAGGCGACCGGCGTCGTCCTGGCCCAATTGGACATCGACGCCGAGGATGCGGCGCTGATCATCGGCGGCCACGCATTCGCCGCGGGGGCGACCACGATGGAGGTCTCTCGCGACATCATCCAGGGGCGGCTGCGTTTCGTCCGCGAGGGCGGCAGAATCGAGGCACGACGGTGA
- a CDS encoding helix-turn-helix domain-containing protein → MTDRLPPEPLWRDALGERLRRLRHERGERLTDTADRAGVSPQYLSEVERGRKEPSSEMIAAIAGALDTTLVDLTLGVADDLRGDQSVRTTSIRGAFALAA, encoded by the coding sequence ATGACCGACCGTCTCCCGCCCGAACCGCTCTGGCGCGATGCCCTCGGCGAGCGCCTGCGGCGTCTGCGCCACGAGCGCGGCGAGCGCCTCACCGACACCGCCGATCGCGCGGGCGTGTCGCCGCAGTACCTCTCCGAGGTCGAACGCGGCCGCAAAGAGCCCTCGAGCGAGATGATCGCCGCCATCGCCGGCGCGCTCGACACCACTCTGGTCGACCTCACCCTGGGCGTCGCCGACGATCTGCGCGGCGATCAGAGCGTGCGTACCACGAGCATCCGCGGCGCATTCGCCCTCGCCGCCTGA
- a CDS encoding 3-oxoacyl-ACP synthase III, which produces MAGNATTRFGNVSLLSVASVLPSRVTTSDDIEDRLSAALARLRLRPGLLRRVAGVNERRNWAEGESSDDATIAAGTKALAEAGVAPGEVGLLINTSVTRKHLEPSVAVRLHHGLDLPTSAINFDIANACLGFVNGMSLAAGMIESGQIRYAIVVNGEDADEIQVNTINRLVNSNADRDGFMSEFASLTLGSGSAAAVLGRADEHPEGHRLLGGVTRAATQFHELCVGSVDGMFTDAKALLKGGLNLVVSAWKEAAPEWKWSGMDRYITHQVSSVHTGAIVKAAKLDPERVPVTYDRYGNVGPASIPITLAEQQSSLKRGDRVLLMGVGSGLNTAMMELAW; this is translated from the coding sequence GTGGCCGGAAATGCGACCACCCGTTTCGGCAACGTGTCGTTGCTGTCGGTGGCGAGTGTGCTGCCGAGCAGGGTGACCACCTCCGACGACATCGAGGATCGCCTCTCCGCGGCGCTGGCCCGTCTCCGCCTGCGTCCGGGACTGCTCCGCCGCGTGGCCGGCGTCAACGAGCGGCGCAACTGGGCTGAGGGTGAGTCATCGGATGACGCCACCATCGCGGCCGGCACGAAGGCGCTCGCCGAGGCGGGTGTCGCGCCGGGTGAGGTGGGCCTTCTTATCAACACCTCGGTGACCCGCAAGCACCTCGAGCCCTCGGTGGCGGTGCGCCTGCACCATGGCCTCGACCTTCCCACCTCGGCGATCAACTTCGACATCGCCAACGCCTGCCTCGGGTTCGTCAACGGCATGAGCCTCGCCGCCGGCATGATCGAGTCGGGCCAGATCCGCTACGCGATCGTGGTCAACGGTGAAGACGCCGACGAGATCCAGGTCAACACGATCAATCGCCTGGTGAACTCCAACGCCGACCGGGACGGGTTCATGAGCGAGTTCGCCTCGCTCACCCTCGGGTCGGGCTCGGCGGCGGCCGTCCTCGGCCGCGCCGACGAGCATCCCGAGGGTCACCGGCTGCTCGGCGGAGTGACCCGGGCGGCCACGCAGTTCCATGAGCTCTGCGTCGGCAGTGTCGACGGGATGTTCACCGACGCCAAGGCGCTCCTCAAGGGCGGCCTGAACCTCGTCGTCTCGGCGTGGAAAGAGGCGGCACCCGAGTGGAAGTGGTCGGGCATGGACCGCTACATCACCCACCAGGTCTCCTCGGTGCACACCGGCGCGATCGTGAAGGCGGCGAAGCTCGACCCTGAGCGTGTGCCGGTCACCTACGACCGCTACGGCAACGTCGGGCCCGCGTCGATTCCGATCACCCTCGCCGAGCAGCAGTCCTCGCTGAAGCGCGGCGACCGGGTGCTGCTCATGGGCGTCGGCTCGGGGCTGAACACCGCGATGATGGAACTGGCCTGGTGA
- the ligD gene encoding non-homologous end-joining DNA ligase, translating to MAAKTPPAILDVDGEEVRISSPDKVVFPEPGITKLDLVEYYLAVADGALRGAGGRPMVLKRFPRGIDAEPFFQKRVPENHPAFIDTATLHYASGTSAEEAVIRNAAGLAWIVNLGCLDLNPHPVRAEDLDHPDELRIDLDPMPGVEWSQIVDVALVAREVLDDVGLVGWPKTSGSRGLHILVRIAPEWDYKQVRLAAESLAREIENRAPGLATARWWKEERGESVFVDFNQNAKDRTVASAYSVRPRPDARVSAPLSWEEVRTSLPEAFTVPTMITRYAEIGDPHAGIDDAVGSLDGLLRLAEELGPAEKPPRGGDGSGRRQSLMPLIEVARTKTKPEALEALETWKAHHSEVAAQLHPADVMIDGMRGSSSLWYRVRVNLQHVAEGERPLQEDLIADYDPWAGRVWPKAER from the coding sequence ATGGCCGCGAAGACACCGCCCGCGATCCTCGACGTCGACGGCGAGGAGGTGCGGATCTCCAGCCCCGACAAGGTCGTCTTCCCGGAGCCCGGCATCACGAAGCTCGACCTGGTCGAGTACTACCTCGCCGTCGCCGACGGGGCCCTTCGGGGGGCGGGCGGGCGCCCGATGGTGCTCAAGCGCTTCCCGCGCGGCATCGACGCCGAACCGTTCTTCCAGAAGCGCGTGCCCGAGAACCACCCCGCGTTCATCGACACCGCCACGCTGCACTACGCGTCGGGCACGTCCGCCGAAGAGGCCGTCATCCGAAACGCCGCCGGGCTCGCGTGGATCGTCAACCTCGGATGCCTCGACCTGAACCCCCACCCCGTGCGCGCCGAAGACCTCGACCACCCCGACGAGCTGCGGATCGACCTCGACCCCATGCCCGGCGTCGAGTGGTCGCAGATCGTCGACGTCGCCCTCGTCGCCCGCGAGGTGCTCGACGACGTGGGGCTCGTGGGCTGGCCCAAGACGAGCGGGTCGCGGGGCCTGCACATCCTCGTCCGTATCGCCCCGGAGTGGGACTACAAGCAGGTGCGCCTCGCGGCGGAGAGCCTCGCCCGCGAGATCGAGAACCGCGCACCCGGCCTCGCGACGGCGCGGTGGTGGAAGGAGGAGCGCGGCGAGAGCGTCTTCGTCGACTTCAACCAGAACGCCAAGGACCGCACCGTCGCCTCGGCGTACTCGGTGAGACCCCGCCCCGACGCCCGCGTGTCCGCCCCGCTGTCGTGGGAGGAGGTGCGCACCTCCCTCCCCGAGGCCTTCACCGTGCCGACGATGATCACGCGCTACGCCGAGATCGGCGACCCGCACGCGGGCATCGACGACGCCGTCGGGTCGCTCGACGGACTGCTGCGGCTGGCCGAAGAGCTCGGCCCGGCCGAGAAGCCGCCCCGCGGAGGCGACGGTTCGGGCAGACGTCAGTCGCTCATGCCGCTCATCGAGGTCGCCCGCACGAAGACCAAGCCGGAGGCACTCGAGGCGCTGGAGACGTGGAAGGCGCACCACTCCGAGGTCGCCGCGCAGCTGCATCCGGCCGATGTCATGATCGACGGCATGCGCGGGTCATCCTCTCTCTGGTACCGGGTGCGGGTGAATCTGCAGCACGTCGCCGAGGGGGAGCGTCCGCTGCAGGAGGACCTGATCGCCGACTACGACCCCTGGGCAGGCAGGGTCTGGCCGAAGGCCGAGCGGTAG
- a CDS encoding DUF3140 domain-containing protein — translation MDKDEQKSIADDFDDAVNMTASELETWLDTDESKDVGQKDGGEESTGHASGRRIVKILRKKKADLTDSDYAHMKKVTGYVSRHSSQRPSGDVTETPWRYSLMNWGHDPQK, via the coding sequence ATGGACAAGGACGAGCAGAAGAGCATCGCGGATGACTTCGATGACGCCGTGAACATGACGGCGAGCGAGCTGGAGACCTGGCTCGATACCGACGAGTCGAAAGACGTCGGCCAGAAGGACGGCGGAGAGGAGTCGACCGGACACGCCTCGGGCCGACGCATCGTGAAGATCCTCCGGAAGAAGAAGGCCGACCTCACCGACAGCGACTACGCGCACATGAAGAAGGTCACCGGGTATGTGTCGCGGCATTCCTCGCAGCGCCCGAGCGGCGACGTCACCGAGACCCCGTGGCGCTACTCGCTCATGAACTGGGGGCACGACCCCCAGAAGTAG
- a CDS encoding Bax inhibitor-1/YccA family protein, whose protein sequence is MALNNPAFNNPAFQDPRAVQSYPGGARAASLTPPPAAAAGSASRGGVDLAAQAQLEGAFAGPPAGSVETGRMTIEDTVVKTVSLFAILLVTAAVGWVWTLGGLVPTDSVSALPMVVGGLAGFVLAMVIIFTSRKKVRPALIFAYAAAEGLFVGGISAFFEMMYPGIVFQATLATLVVVGVTLALFASGKIRASARATKIFLIAMVGYLVFSLVNVGLMLFNVPLAGGAFGLRSVEVFGIPLGLIIGVLVVIMAAYSLVLDFDQVQQGVRNGAPRQYGWLSAFGIMVTVVWLYIEILRILAILRGSE, encoded by the coding sequence GTGGCCCTCAACAACCCCGCATTCAACAACCCGGCGTTTCAGGACCCTCGCGCCGTGCAGTCATACCCGGGCGGTGCGCGTGCAGCAAGCCTGACTCCGCCGCCCGCCGCCGCCGCAGGCTCCGCCTCGCGCGGTGGTGTCGATCTCGCCGCGCAGGCGCAGCTCGAAGGCGCCTTCGCAGGCCCGCCCGCCGGTTCGGTCGAGACCGGACGGATGACGATCGAGGACACCGTCGTCAAGACCGTGTCACTCTTCGCCATCCTTCTCGTCACCGCCGCCGTCGGCTGGGTCTGGACGCTCGGCGGCCTCGTGCCGACCGACAGCGTTTCCGCCCTGCCGATGGTCGTCGGTGGTCTCGCCGGCTTCGTCCTCGCGATGGTGATCATCTTCACCTCGCGCAAGAAGGTGCGCCCCGCGCTGATCTTCGCGTACGCGGCGGCCGAGGGACTTTTCGTCGGTGGCATCTCGGCCTTCTTCGAGATGATGTACCCCGGCATCGTGTTCCAGGCGACCCTCGCGACTCTCGTGGTCGTCGGTGTCACCCTGGCTCTCTTCGCCAGTGGCAAGATCCGCGCGTCGGCTCGTGCGACCAAGATCTTTCTGATCGCGATGGTCGGCTACCTGGTCTTCTCGCTGGTCAACGTCGGCCTCATGCTGTTCAACGTCCCGCTCGCCGGTGGCGCCTTCGGACTGCGCAGCGTCGAGGTCTTCGGCATCCCGCTGGGTCTCATCATCGGCGTCCTCGTGGTCATCATGGCCGCCTACTCGCTGGTGCTGGACTTCGACCAGGTGCAGCAGGGTGTCCGCAACGGCGCCCCGCGTCAGTACGGCTGGCTGAGCGCCTTCGGCATCATGGTCACCGTCGTGTGGCTCTACATCGAGATCCTTCGCATCCTCGCGATCCTGCGCGGCAGCGAGTAA
- a CDS encoding glycerophosphodiester phosphodiesterase family protein: MRRPLVIGHRGAPGYRPEHSRSSYTLALEMGVDAVEPDVVLSKDGVLVVRHENEISATTDVATRPEFADRRTTKEVDGVTLTGWFTEDFTWDELATLTCRERLPEVRPTSATFDGRQPVLRLIDVLDLVRDASLAQGREIGVVLEIKHATFMASLGFDLAAIVHDELGAAGWAAGEWPLIVESFESSILFALQERGLLARYVYLLEAAGKPFDLVVAHGDDAPTYPSIAHPAGLDRLIGRVDGISVDKRMLLAPDRLGRATDRSRIIADAHARGLQVFTWTCRPENPFLLKEFRRPGGKAAFGDYEAEWALIRDGVTGDGGVDGVFVDHADLGVRFFGAPTSGGRAPSS, encoded by the coding sequence GTGCGCCGCCCCCTCGTCATCGGCCATCGGGGTGCCCCCGGCTACCGCCCCGAGCACTCGCGCTCCTCGTACACCCTCGCCCTCGAGATGGGCGTCGACGCGGTGGAGCCCGACGTCGTGCTCTCCAAAGACGGTGTGCTCGTCGTGCGTCACGAGAATGAGATCTCGGCGACCACGGATGTCGCGACGCGACCCGAATTCGCTGATCGCCGCACCACCAAAGAGGTCGACGGGGTCACGCTGACGGGGTGGTTCACCGAGGACTTCACCTGGGACGAACTCGCCACGCTCACCTGCCGCGAGCGCCTGCCCGAGGTCCGCCCCACGAGCGCGACTTTCGACGGCCGGCAGCCGGTGCTGCGCCTCATCGACGTGCTCGACCTCGTGCGCGATGCGTCGCTCGCCCAGGGGCGTGAGATCGGCGTCGTGCTGGAGATCAAGCACGCCACCTTCATGGCCTCGCTCGGCTTCGACCTCGCCGCCATCGTGCACGACGAGCTGGGCGCTGCCGGGTGGGCTGCGGGGGAGTGGCCGCTCATCGTGGAATCGTTCGAGTCCAGCATCCTCTTCGCCCTGCAGGAACGGGGGCTCCTCGCCCGGTACGTCTACCTGCTCGAGGCGGCGGGCAAGCCGTTCGACCTAGTGGTGGCACACGGCGACGATGCGCCGACCTACCCTTCGATCGCCCACCCCGCCGGGCTCGATCGCCTGATCGGGCGCGTCGACGGCATCAGCGTCGACAAGAGGATGCTGCTCGCCCCCGACCGCCTGGGCCGGGCCACGGACCGCTCGCGGATCATCGCCGACGCGCACGCGCGCGGCCTACAGGTCTTCACCTGGACCTGCCGGCCCGAGAACCCGTTCCTCCTCAAGGAGTTCCGGCGACCCGGCGGCAAAGCGGCGTTCGGCGATTACGAGGCCGAGTGGGCGCTGATCCGAGACGGCGTGACCGGCGACGGCGGCGTCGACGGCGTCTTCGTCGACCACGCCGACCTCGGCGTCCGGTTCTTCGGGGCCCCTACTTCTGGGGGTCGTGCCCCCAGTTCATGA
- a CDS encoding NAD-dependent epimerase/dehydratase family protein — translation MRVLVTGASGFLGGAVAADLVGAGHEVRTLQRRPSGVAGADDILGSVTDPDAAAHALDGVEGVIHLAAKVSLAGDPRDFEAVNVGGTRTILDAAERAGVSRFVFISSPSVAHAGTALAGVGAEPASPEHARGDYARTKAKAELLALSRDSAEMAVVAIRPHLVWGPGDPQLVERIVARARAGRLPLLNGGTALIDSTYIDNAATGITAALARDDDAHGRAFVLTNGEPRAVGELLAGICLAAGVRPPRWSVPAGLARAAGSVVERIWAVRPGEDEPPMTRFLAEQLSTAHWFDQRGTREALGWAPAVSIDEGLARLAAHERANAAGRSSPSDRRRRRGNGGPPQAALPRV, via the coding sequence GTGAGGGTTCTCGTCACCGGTGCGTCCGGGTTCCTCGGCGGCGCTGTCGCGGCCGACCTCGTCGGCGCGGGTCACGAGGTGCGCACCCTTCAGCGCCGCCCCTCCGGTGTCGCGGGAGCCGACGACATCTTGGGCTCGGTGACGGACCCGGATGCCGCGGCGCACGCGCTCGACGGCGTGGAGGGCGTCATCCACCTCGCCGCGAAGGTGTCGCTCGCGGGTGACCCGCGGGACTTCGAGGCGGTGAATGTCGGCGGCACCCGCACGATCCTGGATGCCGCCGAGCGCGCCGGGGTCTCGCGATTCGTCTTCATCTCTTCGCCGTCGGTCGCCCACGCCGGAACGGCGCTCGCCGGGGTCGGGGCAGAGCCCGCCTCACCCGAGCATGCGCGCGGCGACTACGCCCGCACCAAGGCCAAGGCCGAGCTGCTCGCCCTCTCGCGCGACAGCGCGGAAATGGCCGTCGTGGCGATCCGCCCGCACCTGGTGTGGGGGCCGGGCGACCCGCAGCTCGTGGAGCGCATCGTCGCGCGGGCGCGCGCCGGCCGGCTGCCGCTGCTGAACGGCGGCACCGCCCTCATCGACTCCACCTACATCGACAACGCCGCGACGGGTATCACCGCAGCGCTCGCCCGGGACGACGACGCGCACGGACGGGCGTTCGTGCTGACCAACGGCGAGCCGCGTGCGGTGGGGGAGCTCCTCGCCGGCATCTGCCTGGCCGCCGGAGTCAGGCCGCCTCGGTGGAGCGTGCCCGCGGGTCTCGCCCGCGCGGCCGGTTCGGTCGTCGAACGGATCTGGGCGGTGCGTCCCGGTGAGGATGAGCCCCCGATGACCCGGTTCCTCGCCGAGCAGCTTTCGACGGCGCACTGGTTCGATCAGCGCGGAACGCGTGAGGCTCTGGGGTGGGCGCCGGCGGTGTCGATCGATGAGGGGCTCGCGCGCTTGGCGGCCCATGAACGTGCAAACGCCGCCGGCCGCTCCTCGCCGAGCGACCGACGGCGTCGCCGTGGGAACGGTGGGCCGCCCCAGGCGGCGCTCCCACGGGTCTGA
- a CDS encoding alpha/beta fold hydrolase has protein sequence MTSPAALPPEGLPGLDPRFSRLIAVPGRGVDEGMTRTWHVLDTGPEFDTLGVTPRGTILAVHGNPTWSYLWRSLVARSFAAAEAGEPAWRVIAVDQLDMGFSERTDVPRPLAQRVRDLTALTDTLELTGPVVTLGHDWGGVVSLGWAIDHPELLAGVSLLNTAVDHPEGVPIPAPLRLAGARGMLAASTVQTTAFLDTTLALASPALTPEVKAAFRVPYGSAERRRAIGGFVADIPVDARHESFAELQRIADGVSRLTVPALMLWGPRDPIFSDRYLDDLVERMPQAHVHRFEGAGHLIAEDRDYATAVLSWLAEPHRSTDATAEPPAAAWTPLWERLDARRADGATAVIEMGATGATRRVSWRVLDDRVRTIAAGLAALGVRRGDRVSLLVPPGPTLTAIIYACLRIGAVVVVADAGLGLKGLTRAVRGAWPDVVIGEVPGLTAARVLGWPGIRISVPTLPPVTARALGIRHSLADVTRIGAAADLPPTPGPDDPAAILFTSGSTGPAKGVAYTHRQLSALRDVLSAHFDVRPDTGLVTGFAPFALLGPALGTLSVTPEMDVSAPRTLTATAVAAAVRASQARIVFLSPAAILNVVATADALTSEDRTALAGVETFLSTGAPIGEGLLTAAARVMPNATAHTPYGMTECLLVTDITLDGIRAATQAPDAGVCVGTPIGANRVRISALDTDGRATGSPTETAGVLGEILVSAPHLKDHYDRLWLTDREAARATPDDGARWHRTGDVGHLDADGRLWVEGRVPHVLVTADGPLAPVGPEQQVERVDGVRRAAVVGVGPRGLRQAVAVVETTPAAKRPGLAAPELAARIRVATGTPLVAVLAVPALPTDIRHNSKIDRTRLSLWAERVLSGERPTAP, from the coding sequence GTGACCTCGCCGGCCGCGCTGCCCCCCGAAGGCCTCCCCGGACTCGACCCCCGGTTCTCACGCCTCATCGCCGTTCCCGGCCGAGGGGTGGACGAGGGGATGACGCGCACCTGGCACGTCCTCGACACCGGCCCCGAATTCGATACGCTCGGCGTGACACCGCGAGGGACAATCCTCGCCGTGCACGGCAACCCGACGTGGTCGTACCTCTGGCGAAGCCTCGTCGCCCGCTCGTTCGCCGCCGCGGAGGCGGGCGAGCCCGCGTGGCGGGTGATCGCCGTCGACCAGCTCGACATGGGCTTCTCCGAGCGCACCGACGTGCCGCGTCCGCTCGCGCAGCGCGTGCGCGATCTCACAGCCCTCACCGACACCCTCGAGCTCACCGGCCCGGTCGTCACCCTCGGGCACGACTGGGGCGGGGTCGTCTCGCTCGGGTGGGCGATCGACCACCCGGAGCTGCTTGCCGGGGTCTCGCTCCTCAACACCGCCGTGGACCACCCCGAGGGGGTGCCGATTCCCGCGCCGCTGCGCCTCGCGGGAGCGCGAGGCATGCTCGCCGCGTCGACGGTGCAGACGACGGCGTTCCTCGACACCACCCTCGCCCTGGCCTCGCCCGCGTTGACTCCCGAGGTGAAGGCGGCGTTCCGTGTGCCGTACGGCAGCGCCGAGCGTCGACGCGCGATCGGCGGTTTCGTCGCCGACATCCCCGTCGACGCCCGCCATGAGAGCTTCGCCGAGCTGCAGCGGATCGCCGACGGCGTCAGCCGCCTGACGGTGCCCGCCCTGATGCTCTGGGGCCCCCGCGATCCGATCTTCAGCGACCGGTACCTCGACGACCTCGTCGAGCGGATGCCGCAGGCCCACGTCCACCGCTTCGAAGGCGCCGGGCACCTGATCGCCGAGGATCGCGACTACGCCACCGCGGTGCTCTCCTGGCTCGCCGAGCCCCATCGGTCGACCGACGCGACCGCCGAACCGCCGGCCGCCGCCTGGACCCCGCTCTGGGAGCGCCTCGACGCGCGCCGCGCCGACGGCGCGACAGCCGTCATCGAGATGGGTGCGACCGGCGCCACCCGCCGGGTGAGTTGGCGGGTGCTGGATGACCGCGTCCGCACCATCGCTGCGGGACTCGCCGCCCTCGGCGTGCGCCGGGGCGACCGCGTCTCCCTCCTCGTGCCCCCCGGCCCCACTCTGACGGCGATCATCTACGCCTGCCTCCGCATCGGCGCTGTCGTCGTCGTCGCCGACGCGGGGCTGGGGCTCAAGGGCCTCACCCGCGCGGTGCGCGGCGCCTGGCCCGACGTCGTCATCGGCGAAGTGCCGGGCCTCACCGCCGCCCGGGTGCTCGGCTGGCCCGGCATCCGCATCTCGGTGCCGACCCTGCCGCCTGTGACCGCCCGCGCCCTCGGCATCCGGCACAGCCTCGCCGACGTCACGCGCATCGGAGCCGCCGCCGACCTCCCGCCGACCCCCGGCCCCGACGATCCCGCCGCGATCCTCTTCACCTCCGGCTCGACCGGTCCCGCGAAGGGCGTCGCCTACACCCATCGGCAGCTCTCGGCTCTGCGTGACGTGCTGTCGGCGCATTTCGATGTGAGGCCCGACACCGGTCTCGTCACCGGCTTCGCGCCCTTCGCCCTCCTCGGCCCTGCTCTCGGCACGCTCTCGGTGACGCCCGAGATGGACGTCTCGGCGCCGCGCACCCTCACCGCGACCGCGGTCGCGGCGGCTGTCCGCGCATCGCAGGCGCGCATCGTGTTCCTCTCACCCGCGGCGATCCTCAATGTCGTGGCCACCGCCGACGCCCTCACCTCCGAAGACCGCACCGCCCTCGCCGGCGTCGAGACGTTCCTCTCCACGGGCGCGCCGATCGGCGAGGGTCTCCTCACCGCCGCCGCGCGCGTCATGCCCAACGCGACCGCGCACACCCCCTACGGCATGACCGAGTGCCTGCTCGTCACCGACATCACCCTCGACGGCATCCGTGCGGCGACCCAGGCCCCCGATGCCGGGGTCTGCGTCGGAACCCCGATCGGTGCGAACCGCGTCCGCATCAGCGCCCTCGACACAGACGGCCGCGCCACCGGAAGCCCGACCGAGACCGCCGGCGTGCTCGGCGAGATCCTCGTCTCGGCCCCGCACCTGAAGGACCACTACGACCGCCTCTGGCTCACCGACCGCGAGGCTGCCCGCGCGACGCCCGACGACGGCGCCCGCTGGCACCGCACCGGCGACGTCGGACACCTCGACGCCGACGGCCGCCTGTGGGTCGAGGGGCGCGTGCCGCACGTGCTCGTCACCGCCGACGGCCCGCTCGCCCCGGTCGGACCCGAGCAGCAGGTCGAGCGGGTCGACGGCGTCCGCCGTGCCGCGGTGGTCGGGGTCGGTCCGCGCGGGCTCCGACAGGCCGTCGCGGTGGTCGAAACGACACCTGCCGCGAAACGCCCCGGCCTCGCCGCCCCCGAGCTCGCCGCTCGCATCCGGGTCGCGACGGGCACGCCGCTCGTCGCGGTGCTCGCCGTGCCGGCGCTTCCCACCGACATCCGGCACAACTCCAAGATTGATCGCACCCGCCTGTCGCTCTGGGCCGAGCGCGTGCTCTCCGGCGAGAGGCCGACGGCGCCGTGA